In Theileria parva strain Muguga chromosome 4 map unlocalized ctg_529, whole genome shotgun sequence, one DNA window encodes the following:
- a CDS encoding YggU family protein, whose protein sequence is MFKFIHFYSLSYIYFRNCFNTVNYTSLRSNKFNENICSLNSLFARNIVRNNTFNEDSLMESSQNEKVGYLEKKNDEILLKVNVKPGSKQTQIKGEVEGCLSVQIAAPPRDGECNKALVEFISKTLGIKKGNVTLLHGHKSRDKILSITGIDIQVASELFINSYESNN, encoded by the exons AtgttcaaatttattcatttttattctcttagttatatttactttagaaattgttttaatacagtaaattatacaagTTTGAGAagtaacaaatttaatgaaaatatttGTTCACTAAATTCTCTTTTCGCTAGAAATATTGTGAGAAATAATACATTTAATGAAGATTCCTTGATGGAAAGTAGCCAAAATGAG AAGGTGGGATATTTGGAGAAGAAAAATGACGAAATTCTACTAAAAGTTAATGTTAAACCCGGTTCAAAGCAAACTCAAATTAAAGGAG AAGTGGAAGGTTGTTTATCAGTTCAAATCGCAGCTCCACCTAGAGATGGTGAATGTAATAAAGCGTTGGTAGAATTCATTTCCAAAACAC TCGGTATAAAAAAGGGGAATGTAACATTATTACATGGTCATAAATCAAGGGATAAAATCTTATCCATTACTGGAATTGACATACAAGTGGCCTCAGAACTCTTTATTAACTCTTATGAATCTAACAACTAa
- a CDS encoding Thioredoxin: MVHEVTSKEEFEKTLSGDSVVVVDFYADWCGPCMRFAPQFDALATEHPSLLFVKVNVDKLQELAQKYNVTSLPTFKVFKSGQVLGEFLGASKEGLKNTLLK, encoded by the exons ATGGTTCATGAAGTTACTTCAAAAGAAG AATTTGAAAAGACACTTTCTGGTGATTCCGTAGTTGTCGTTGACTTTTACGCTGATTGGTGTG GCCCTTGCATGAGATTTGCTCCTCAATTTGACGCTTTGGCTACTGAACACCCTTCACTTTTATTTGTCAAGGTAAACGTCGACAAGCTACAGGAACTTGCACAAAAGTATAACGTCACAAGCCTTCCAACCTTTAAAGTTTTCAAATCTGGACAAGTTCTTGGCGAGTTTCTTGGCGCAAGCAAAGAAGGACTAAA GAACACATTGTTAAAGTAA
- the Tnpo1 gene encoding HEAT-like repeat family protein encodes MPLDRALYSRLLEILTLSEKGDTETQKYVHESLASFQQNRPDVALYYLEASLSAPTFHSKQMALLLLKNSILQNWSQTNPSIQSVIKNEIINIVNLREVKLRNAVASCYVSIFNVQGYDQWPTGLYNLLSIISNSTNTVGSDGVVDEVVETAVVTLVMILEDTIANGAMTPNYLNYLKSDFIVKLFQISSKSSALTEITSRILLTLLDSSIILEYLVSDLFGQFWNLLGLMATLDNYNVKKCVLKAMLKLWDLVPMSILQSSDALFPFITKLCSDDAYTIQIDALDFYTHILQSQLYTNSNNQIRCLLLGKMLNEFGTLLKTLVDNTRYSSWDYMSMDRTHLEDDNANIPDDMQDVPIKSREDEETNTWGNTWTVRKGSALLLDTISQLYGQSNPEVIKILLSYIQEKLDSTDWELKESGVLTLGAISKGSLYTLYPYLPKVIDYLIVVATDPKPLLRIISCWCLSRFVEWLFLPNNINTYLSKTLSVILRGMLDRNKRVQESACSSFTSFEECGTTLLLPYAGQILHVILSCIELYQSRNFMILYDVIGTLYQSVGESLTQQTEHNQLIDVLLGRLEIVGLGDTQYIALIECLSNIISVLGSKLPPVFVQKITKHCVVSLYELVGDITELEYFYQSVQVLTDTISMLLTSTHGSVNSTETCNVIKGLKISNGIDLVLVINELCASKIVVILQSCIALMGDLSNSSIQLNQGSLEILVNNIQNYVNNMQSNEQTSINSSSTNVQSRYNSINSHESDTDEYFGVMNNCVWVFGVLCDNQLGIYNGGNIDLVFLLVVKVINLCSNNFCILQNCCVTLGKFSKSFPNLAIKYLNSFLNPLCNHLIHAKNDKEKFSTTLSISNLILMHLQSTNNLTKTLNSQSNNVFSSNNVSMGNVIKVGAEELETSNVLLLFKLYISCSKGTLDNFGDSFGTNSELIQVCVNLIKSLLHKHPKLVQLIDPDTKNKLNSLTSLT; translated from the exons ATGCCATTGGACCGTGCGTTATACAGTCGATTATTGGAGATATTGACGTTATCGGAAAAGGGTGACACGGAGACACAGAAATATGTCCACGAGAGTCTGGCGTCATTTCAACAAAACAGACCAGATGTGGCCTTGTATTACTTAGAAGCGTCACTATCAGCGCCAACATTCCATTCTAAACAGATGGCCTTGTTGCTGCTGAAGAACAGTATACTTCAAAATTGGAGCCAAACTAACCCATCAATTCAGTCAGTGATAAAAAACgagataattaatattgtgaATTTGAGAGAAGTGAAATTGAGGAACGCAGTGGCATCATGTTACGTCTCAATTTTCAATGTCCAGGGATACGATCAGTGGCCTACAGGCCTATACAATCTGTTGTCAATTATTAGTAACAGTACCAACACAGTTGGGAGTGACGGCGTTGTGGATGAAGTGGTTGAAACTGCCGTAGTAACGTTAGTGATGATTTTAGAAGACACTATAGCCAATGGAGCGATGACaccaaattatttaaattacctGAAATCAGATTTCATCGTCAAGTTGTTTCAAATCTCGTCTAAATCGTCAGCATTGACTGAGATAACCTCAAGGATACTGTTAACCCTGTTGGATTCCAGTATAATATTGGAGTATTTGGTGTCTGACCTGTTCGGCCAGTTTTGGAACCTATTGGGCTTAATGGCGACATTGGATAATTACAATGTGAAGAAATGTGTACTCAAAGCCATGTTAAAGTTGTGGGATCTAGTACCAATGTCAATTCTACAGTCCTCAGACGCTTTATTCCCATTCATTACTAAACTCTGTTCTGATGACGCCTACACAATACAAATTGATGCTCTAGATTTTTATACGCATATTCTGCAATCACAGTTGTACACCAACTCCAATAACC AGATAAGATGCTTATTATTGGGTAAGATGCTGAATGAGTTTGGAACATTACTGAAGACGTTGGTGGACAACACGAGATATTCATCGTGGGATTACATGTCGATGGACAGAACGCATCTGGAAGATGACAACGCGAATATACCAGATGACATGCAGGACGTGCCAATAAAGTCAAGAGAAGATGAGGAGACCAATACTTGGGGAAATACGTGGACAGTAAGGAAAGGCTCAGCTCTATTGTTAGACACAATTTCACAGCTGTACGGCCAGAGTAATCCTGAGGTGATAAAGATATTGCTCTCATACATACAAGAGAAACTTGATAGTACAGATTGGGAACTTAAGGAGTCAGGAGTGTTAACATTGGGTGCAATTTCTAAGGGCTCACTTTACACACTGTATCCATATTTGCCAAAGGTGATTGACTATTTAATAGTGGTTGCAACTGATCCGAAGCCTTTATTGAGGATAATTTCCTGTTGGTGTCTGTCAAGGTTTGTGGAGTGGCTCTTCTTGCCCAATAACATTAACACCTACTTGAGTAAGACGTTGTCAGTGATTTTGAGAGGAATGTTAGACAGGAACAAGCGAGTGCAAGAATCAGCGTGTTCATCATTTACATCTTTTGAAGAGTGTGGAACTACACTGTTATTACCATACGCAGGACAGATATTACATGTAATTTTGAGCTGCATAGAGTTGTACCAGTCACGTAATTTCATGATATTATATGACGTCATTGGAACACTGTATCAAAGTGTCGGCGAATCCCTAACACAACAAACTGAACACAATCAATTAATTGATGTTTTACTGGGAAGATTAGAAATTGTTGGACTGGGCGACACACAGTACATTGCCCTAATCGAGTGTCTGAGTAATATAATATCAGTTTTAGGCTCTAAGTTACCACCAGTATTTGTGCAGAAGATAACTAAGCATTGTGTGGTATCGCTTTATGAATTAGTTGGTGATATTACAGAACTTGAGTATTTCTACCAATCTGTTCAAGTACTAACTGACACAATTTCAATGCTACTGACGTCTACTCATGGTTCAGTAAACTCCACTGAAACCTGCAATGTTATTAAAGGCTTAAAGATCAGTAATGGGATTGACCTGGTATTAGTAATCAATGAATTATGTGCCTCTAAAATCGTTGTAATCTTACAGTCCTGCATAGCGCTGATGGGggatttatcaaattccTCCATACAGCTAAATCAAGGTTCACTTGAAATATTggttaataatattcaaaattatGTCAACAATATGCAATCCAACGAACAAACTTCCATTAATAGCTCTTCAACAAATGTGCAAAGCCGTTACAATTCCATCAATTCACATGAAA GTGATACCGATGAGTATTTTGGAGTGATGAACAATTGTGTGTGGGTGTTTGGAGTGTTATGCGATAATCAGTTGGGGATATACAACGGCGGTAACATAGATTTAGTGTTCTTGTTAGTGGTGAAGGTGATCAATTTGTGCAGTAATAACTTCTGCATTCTACAGAACTGCTGCGTCACACTTGGAAAATTCTCCAAAAGCTTCCCGAATCTGGCAATCAAGTATCTAAACTCGTTTTTGAACCCACTTTGTAATCATTTAATACACGCGAAAAATGACAAGGAAAAGTTCAGTACCACACTATCCATATCAAATTTGATACTCATGCACCTACAATCCACCAACAACTTGACGAAAACACTCAACTCACAGTCCAATAACGTATTTTCGTCAAACAACGTGAGCATGGGGAATGTTATAAAAGTTGGTGCAGAGGAGTTGGAAACTAGTAACGTCCTTTTATTGTTCAAGTTGTACATATCGTGTTCTAAGGGCACGTTGGATAATTTCGGAGACTCATTTGGGACTAACTCGGAGCTCATTCAGGTATGCGTCAATTTAATCAAGTCGCTGCTGCATAAACACCCCAAGCTCGTTCAACTCATCGATCCCGACACCAAAAATAAACTCAACTCACTCACATCTCTGACataa
- the acsA gene encoding acetate--CoA ligase produces MESNKRFSRFMLNRTSTDAANDDFEVVTSSYDVDSLYEPKPIPGHKFNITTFDQYERMYGESISNSDEFWGKIAKSSLHWISPYTKVSEGDFVDKNYAWFLNGKLNACYNCVDRWAEVRPDSLAIIYEGDEPEDQRKVTFNELKMNVCKVANVLKMLGARKGDCVTIYMPTIPELCYSVLACARIGAVHSVVFGGFSATSLAERIHDSNSHIVITADGGMRATKHIKTKDIMDDALTRCSFVTHCLVFRNIGSDVKMTPGRDVWMHEAMESVRPYCPVETMDSEDVLFILYTSGSTGKPKGLAHTTGGYLVYAYATVRYIFDSHEGDVFGCMADVGWITGHTYVVYGPLLNGITTVMFGSLPNYPTPDRYWNIVQEHGLTQFYTAPTAIRSLMKFGDEPLKGHNLSSLRVLGSVGEPINPEAWKWYYNVVGNGKVAVVDSYWQTETGGIIISPIPGVTFTKPGSATYPFFGIELAIIDANTGEELEGNNCSGLLCIKKPWPGMFRTIFGDHSRIHETYFPTKYPYYFTGDGAFRDKHGYIWISGRIDDTINVSGHRLCSAEIEYALTQVDIVSEAAVVGYPHALKGQGIFCFVSLKEASLRLPKEEVIGRLKMSIRHYVGPFATPDVVLITPNLPKTRSGKIMRRILRRLASKKFHDFGDVSTLANPEVVHQLIEDVKQVQ; encoded by the exons ATGGAAAGTAATAAAAGATTTTCGAGGTTTATGCTCAACAGGACGTCAACTGATGCCGCAAACGATGACTTTGAAGTCGTCACCTCATCCTATGACGTCGACTCTCTATACGAACCCAAACCCATCCCCGGACATAAATTCAATATCACCACTTTC gacCAGTATGAGCGTATGTACGGAGAGAGTATTTCTAATAGTGACGAGTTTTGGGGTAAGATAGCAAAGTCAAGTTTACACTGGATTTCGCCCTATACTAAGGTGTCTGAGGGCGACTTTGTGGATAAAAACTACGCCTGGTTCCTGAATGGGAAGTTGAACGCATGTTACAATTGTGTCGACCGTTGGGCTGAAGTAAGACCAGACTCATTGGCTATTATTTACGAAGGCGACGAGCCTGAAGACCAGAGGAAGGTGACATTTAATGAGCTGAAGATGAATGTGTGTAAAGTGGCTAATGTGCTTAAAATGCTCGGTGCTCGCAAGGGCGATTGCGTTACAATTTACATGCCCACAATTCCAGAACTCTGCTACTCTGTCCTTGCATGTGCTCGCATCGGAGCTGTTCATTCTGTTGTCTTTGGTGGTTTCTCAGCCACTTCACTCGCTGAAAGAATTCATGACTCCAATTCACATATC GTCATAACTGCTGATGGAGGAATGAGAGCGACTAAGCATATAAAGACTAAGGATATAATGGATGACGCCTTGACACGTTGTTCATTTGTAACTCATTGTCTTGTATTCCGAAACATTGGATCGGACGTGAAAATGACACCTGGCAGGGATGTATGGATGCATGAGGCCATGGAGTCGGTTAGACCATACTGCCCAGTTGAAACCATGGACAGTGAAGACGTTTTATTCATTCTCTATACATCAGGATCTACCGGTAAACCTAAG GGATTAGCGCATACTACGGGAGGATATTTGGTATATGCATATGCGACAGTTAGGTACATTTTTGATAGCCATGAAGGCGACGTGTTCGGGTGCATGGCAGACGTCGGGTGGATTACAGGCCATACGTACGTGGTTTACGGGCCGCTGCTGAACGGCATAACGACGGTGATGTTCGGTTCCTTGCCGAATTATCCAACCCCAGACCGTTATTGGAACATTGTGCAGGAGCACGGGTTGACGCAATTTTATACAGCACCAACAGCGATTAGGAGTCTGATGAAATTTGGAGACGAGCCACTGAAGGGACATAATTTGAGTAGTTTGAGAGTTTTAGGAAGCGTGGGAGAACCAATCAACCCAGAGGCGTGGAAGTGGTATTACAATGTAGTTGGGAATGGAAAAGTGGCAGTGGTTGACTCGTACTGGCAAACTGAGACTGGAGGAATAATCATCTCACCGATCCCAGGAGTGACCTTCACAAAGCCGGGCTCGGCCACTTACCCCTTTTTTGGCATAGAATTGGCCATAATTGACGCAAATACGGGCGAGGAGTTGGAGGGGAATAATTGTTCGGGACTTTTGTGTATAAAGAAGCCTTGGCCAGGCATGTTTAGGACGATTTTTGGTGACCATTCGAGAATCCATGAGACCTATTTCCCCACCAAATACCCCTACTATTTCACCGGTGACGGAGCGTTTAGAGACAAGCATGGGTATATTTGGATTTCAGGCCGCATTGACGACACTATTAATGTTTCAGGCCACAGGCTCTGTAGCGCAGAAATTGAATATGCACTGACTCAAGTTGACATTGTGTCAGAGGCTGCAGTGGTCGGGTACCCGCACGCACTCAAGGGCCAGGGTATCTTCTGTTTCGTCTCATTGAAGGAGGCAAGTCTGAGGCTTCCCAAGGAGGAGGTGATTGGCAGGCTTAAGATGAGTATTAGGCACTATGTGGGCCCTTTCGCAACGCCCGACGTTGTTCTGATCACGCCCAATCTTCCGAAAACCAGGAGTGGGAAAATTATGCGTAGGATCCTCAGGAGATTGGCGTCCAAGAAGTTCCACGACTTCGGCGACGTCTCCACCCTCGCTAACCCTGAAGTTGTACACCAACTCATCGAGGACGTCAAACAAGTCcaataa
- a CDS encoding Zinc finger C-x8-C-x5-C-x3-H type family protein: MDSGVLLKLPSDWQVKIRDEMVSKLSLCIDKGQAKTVAEETWEYLSQEKFNKQQLTNKLKTYLLQHASDFTEWLYDFVQKTVEYYHETHLPLNEENLSETQTTLSTAASNTNTSNTNTSNTNISNTNTSGDTFMKTEKVEMLKESRSRLMKNALKDIHSSSDSLKSSKSNNQGAVANETEDKLEAVDKKKKLLDALDQPLDKLILKEKIAKLQGQSVPLGVKTKSEKFKINDTEKHKIDTENFKLTNETYKISNEKYKLSTENFNPKRKKNSFYKNLTLVNDSSGNSEPVETAVNGEEESVKVVKVPKRCINYPNCEFGEKCRYIHPNNVPCKNWPNCFFGTNCAFLHPNQ; this comes from the exons ATGGATTCCGGAGTATTATTGAAATTGCCTTCGGATTGGCAAGTGAAGATCCGTGATGAGATGGTATCGAAGTTGAGTTTATGTATTGATAAGGGCCAGGCGAAGACTGTGGCTGAGGAGACTTGGGAGTATTTATCGCAGgagaaatttaataaacaGCAGCTGAcaaataaactaaaaacTTATTTACTCCAACAT gCTTCAGATTTTACAGAATGGCTTTACGACTTTGTGCAAAAAACTGTTGAATACTATCATGAAACACATTTACCACTAAACGAAGAAAATTTGAGTGAAACGCAGACCACTCTTAGCACTGCTGCTAGTAATACCAACACTAGTAACACCAATACTAGCAACACTAATATCAgtaatactaatactagTGGTGATACGTTTATGAAGACTGAGAAAGTGGAAATGTTGAAAG AGTCGAGATCAAGACTAATGAAAAATGCTCTAAAGGACATACACTCTTCAAGTGATTCACTCAAGAGTTCGAAATCAAATAATCAGGGCGCAGTGGCAAACGAGACTGAAGATAAATTGGAAGCTGTTGATAAGAAGAAGAAGCTTTTAGACGCATTGGACCAACCGTTGGATAAGCTGATTTTGAAGGAAAAAATCGCAAAATTACAAGGACAAAGCGTCCCACTAGGAGTAAAGACCAAGAGCGAGAAGTTCAAAATCAATGATACAGAGAAGCACAAAATTGATACAGAAAATTTCAAACTTACCAACGAAACTTACAAAATTTCGAATGAAAAGTACAAGCTTAGTactgaaaattttaatcccAAGAGGAAGAAGAATTCATTTTATAAGAATCTGACACTGGTTAACGATTCCAGCGGGAATTCCGAACCAGTAGAAACAGCAGTTAATGGAGAAGAGGAAAGTGTAAAGGTGGTAAAGGTACCAAAGAGGTGTATTAATTATCCAAACTGCGAGTTTGGGGAAAAATGCAGATACATTCACCCGAACAACGTACCTTGTAAAAACTGGCCCAATTGTTTCTTCGGGACTAATTGCGCCTTTTTACACCCAAACCAATAA